The Oncorhynchus keta strain PuntledgeMale-10-30-2019 chromosome 17, Oket_V2, whole genome shotgun sequence genome has a window encoding:
- the tnni2a.2 gene encoding troponin I type 2a (skeletal, fast), tandem duplicate 2 isoform X1 — MTPPRRHQTLKMADKKGNVSSSRKHTLKSCMLAVAKDLLEAEALEKVKERERYMDENCPLLEIPHSKEDLVDLCTKMYDKINVIDEERYNLEYKAVMVCNEVIDLNIKIVDMRGKFKKPALKKVRMSADAMLQALLGSKHKVTMDLRANLKQVKKDEKKEDKDLRDVGDWRKNIDDKAGMDGRKKMFQGDS, encoded by the exons ATGACGCCTCCGAG AAGACACCAAACACTTAAGATGGCTGA CAAGAAAGGCAATGTGTCCTCAAGCCGTAAGCATACTCTGAAG AGTTGTATGCTGGCAGTTGCTAAGGATTTGCTCGAAGCTGAAGCATTAGAGAAAGTTAAAGAGCGGGAGAGATACATGGATGAGAACTGCCCTCTTCTGGAGATTCCCCACTCCAAGGAAGATTTGGTG GACCTTTGCACAAAGATGTACGACAAAATTAATGTGATTGATGAGGAGAGATACAACTTAGAATACAAAGCAGTCATGGTTTGCAATGAG GTTATAGACCTAAACATAAAAATCGTTGACATGAGGGGCAAGTTCAAGAAGCCAGCCCTGAAGAAAGTGCGTATGTCTGCTGATGCTATGCTCCAGGCTCTGTTGGGCTCCAAGCACAAGGTGACCATGGATCTGAGAGCCAACCTAAAACAAGTGAAGAAAGACGAGAAGAAAGAG GATAAGGATTTGCGTGACGTTGGTGACTGGCGTAAGAACATTGACGACAAGGCTGGCATGGACGGCAGGAAGAAGATGTTTCAGGGAGATTCTTAG
- the tnni2a.2 gene encoding troponin I type 2a (skeletal, fast), tandem duplicate 2 isoform X2, which translates to MADKKGNVSSSRKHTLKSCMLAVAKDLLEAEALEKVKERERYMDENCPLLEIPHSKEDLVDLCTKMYDKINVIDEERYNLEYKAVMVCNEVIDLNIKIVDMRGKFKKPALKKVRMSADAMLQALLGSKHKVTMDLRANLKQVKKDEKKEDKDLRDVGDWRKNIDDKAGMDGRKKMFQGDS; encoded by the exons ATGGCTGA CAAGAAAGGCAATGTGTCCTCAAGCCGTAAGCATACTCTGAAG AGTTGTATGCTGGCAGTTGCTAAGGATTTGCTCGAAGCTGAAGCATTAGAGAAAGTTAAAGAGCGGGAGAGATACATGGATGAGAACTGCCCTCTTCTGGAGATTCCCCACTCCAAGGAAGATTTGGTG GACCTTTGCACAAAGATGTACGACAAAATTAATGTGATTGATGAGGAGAGATACAACTTAGAATACAAAGCAGTCATGGTTTGCAATGAG GTTATAGACCTAAACATAAAAATCGTTGACATGAGGGGCAAGTTCAAGAAGCCAGCCCTGAAGAAAGTGCGTATGTCTGCTGATGCTATGCTCCAGGCTCTGTTGGGCTCCAAGCACAAGGTGACCATGGATCTGAGAGCCAACCTAAAACAAGTGAAGAAAGACGAGAAGAAAGAG GATAAGGATTTGCGTGACGTTGGTGACTGGCGTAAGAACATTGACGACAAGGCTGGCATGGACGGCAGGAAGAAGATGTTTCAGGGAGATTCTTAG